From Drosophila virilis strain 15010-1051.87 chromosome X, Dvir_AGI_RSII-ME, whole genome shotgun sequence, the proteins below share one genomic window:
- the LOC6631952 gene encoding uncharacterized protein, whose translation MARVPYTWRQPPYPGDESDKRWIDPSMIILCEDGDIDTAIVPLLRTLYEPIGKGLIGAVFVHETMREQLIEKVRERMTVMHRQVKSHILYARALQRAKCLGAELVSMMKPDDIGFEYSMVEGSPILVCDFNQSYFSVNHPSTVVTLHTFRHSQELAELAAKEQLPFVSAAIWCPKMAAAYEVALLLNVPTVYINCEGVSLIPMVEKHQALQPYALLIANHHYEVVVQHGHAKTIVFPAPVDLRSKS comes from the coding sequence ATGGCAAGAGTACCATATACCTGGCGTCAGCCACCGTATCCTGGCGATGAGAGCGACAAGCGCTGGATAGATCCCAGCATGATCATTTTGTGCGAGGATGGGGATATTGATACCGCAATTGTACCACTCTTGCGTACACTGTATGAGCCAATCGGTAAGGGACTAATTGGCGCCGTCTTTGTGCACGAGACAATGAGGGAGCAGCTGATAGAGAAGGTGCGCGAGAGGATGACTGTGATGCATCGTCAGGTGAAGAGCCACATTCTCTATGCCAGGGCGCTGCAACGCGCAAAGTGCCTGGGTGCCGAGCTGGTGTCCATGATGAAGCCGGACGACATTGGATTCGAATACAGTATGGTCGAGGGCTCACCCATACTCGTGTGCGACTTTAATCAAAGCTACTTCAGCGTTAACCATCCCAGCACTGTGGTTACCCTGCATACGTTTCGGCACAGCCAGGAGCTGGCTGAACTGGCTGCCAAGGAGCAGCTGCCATTTGTCAGCGCTGCCATCTGGTGCCCCAAAATGGCGGCCGCCTACGAGGTAGCTCTGCTTCTGAACGTGCCGACCGTCTATATCAACTGCGAGGGCGTCAGTCTGATTCCCATGGTCGAAAAGCATCAGGCCCTGCAGCCATATGCGCTGCTCATTGCCAATCATCATTATGAGGTGGTGGTGCAACATGGTCATGCCAAGACAATTGTGTTTCCGGCGCCGGTTGACCTGCGCTCAAAATCGTAG